Proteins encoded by one window of Phosphitispora fastidiosa:
- a CDS encoding vWA domain-containing protein, with amino-acid sequence MSANQRASYNYQKLKIVSQNLGGYFDMNQGVIMGTTAVVSQLAHHESAKSLGEVGISRDRDAGQHYFNLEEPRKVVHIDVLHNSAEINQVDVANRIRQIIPNYLNTVDRNQDLSPEEQDLAAANISRGIHLQTALGYGTSMDPDQKAVKGTDDRYLNHIHLLAKLKPRYYSLAYCLIDEIERAIIYQGAQLRKVIKIIHYGSADEGAASAASTLYLPPVSKGLSEALRHQNMLQVMNSLAMRLGSIEAVVDFFKYLSPIRNFKLGSFQKDKKEFDKLVSQLVKNDIVKQTLFGYTLTDTGNEMQDFLKKNKKELAAQIRKCIRQFRHTQPKFQSFRYSHLKSKEKQFPNRRKVVTPNDPVSWKGEIAVPETVVEAARRSFLSKSSSINITVKDIKVYARKSYAPVDTCLLVDCSGSMMGDRIRAVSNVAEYLLLNSREKVSMVTFQERQAKVLVPFTRSYSELHQGLSKIIPGGLTPLALGLKTTVDMFKKERPRNPLLVLITDGIPNYPLWTTDPIEDAIKAAAMIAEENIHFICIGIDPNHEFLPLLAEAGKGNSYIVDDNDRNNLIGIVSQVKKEFQSGHKQFSFT; translated from the coding sequence TTGTCAGCAAATCAGAGAGCATCTTATAATTATCAAAAACTGAAAATCGTCTCCCAAAACCTTGGCGGATATTTTGATATGAACCAGGGCGTCATTATGGGAACAACCGCAGTTGTGAGTCAATTGGCCCATCATGAATCAGCTAAATCCTTGGGTGAAGTGGGTATTTCCAGGGATAGGGATGCCGGGCAGCACTACTTTAATCTCGAAGAGCCGCGTAAAGTTGTTCATATTGACGTCCTCCATAACTCTGCCGAAATCAATCAGGTTGATGTAGCCAACCGCATCAGACAGATAATCCCCAATTACCTGAATACAGTTGACCGTAATCAGGACTTGAGCCCTGAAGAACAGGATCTGGCAGCGGCCAACATTTCCAGGGGAATTCATCTCCAGACTGCGCTGGGTTATGGGACAAGCATGGATCCTGACCAAAAGGCCGTAAAGGGCACTGACGACCGGTATTTGAATCACATTCACCTGCTGGCAAAACTGAAACCCCGTTATTACAGTTTAGCCTACTGCCTGATTGATGAGATTGAAAGGGCCATCATCTATCAGGGCGCCCAACTCCGCAAGGTAATAAAAATTATCCACTATGGCAGCGCTGACGAAGGAGCAGCCAGCGCCGCTTCAACCCTTTATCTACCCCCGGTTTCCAAAGGTTTGTCGGAAGCGCTGCGACACCAGAACATGCTTCAGGTGATGAACAGCCTGGCGATGCGGCTGGGAAGTATTGAAGCCGTAGTAGATTTCTTCAAGTATCTCTCCCCTATCAGAAACTTTAAGCTGGGGAGTTTCCAGAAAGACAAAAAAGAATTTGATAAGCTGGTGTCTCAGCTGGTCAAAAACGATATTGTTAAGCAGACACTTTTTGGATATACCCTTACCGATACAGGTAATGAAATGCAGGATTTCTTAAAGAAAAACAAGAAAGAACTGGCTGCCCAAATACGGAAGTGCATCAGGCAGTTCAGGCATACTCAGCCAAAGTTTCAATCATTCCGTTATTCACACCTGAAATCAAAAGAAAAACAGTTTCCCAACAGGCGTAAAGTGGTCACCCCAAATGACCCTGTATCCTGGAAGGGCGAAATTGCAGTACCGGAAACAGTTGTGGAGGCAGCCAGGAGAAGTTTTCTCTCCAAAAGCTCTTCTATCAATATTACTGTCAAAGATATCAAGGTATATGCAAGAAAGTCCTATGCACCTGTAGATACCTGCCTCCTGGTTGACTGCAGCGGGAGTATGATGGGTGACCGCATCAGGGCGGTCAGCAATGTTGCCGAGTACCTGCTCTTAAACAGCCGGGAAAAGGTATCCATGGTTACCTTTCAGGAAAGACAGGCCAAAGTTCTGGTGCCATTTACCCGCAGTTATAGTGAACTGCACCAGGGACTGTCAAAAATAATACCAGGTGGTTTGACCCCCCTGGCGCTTGGACTGAAGACCACTGTAGACATGTTTAAAAAAGAGCGGCCGCGCAATCCTCTACTCGTTCTGATTACTGACGGGATTCCCAATTATCCCCTGTGGACAACAGACCCTATAGAGGATGCAATCAAGGCAGCAGCAATGATTGCTGAAGAAAATATCCATTTCATCTGTATCGGGATAGACCCGAATCATGAGTTTCTTCCCCTTCTTGCCGAAGCCGGAAAGGGTAATTCTTATATAGTTGACGATAATGACAGAAATAATTTGATAGGAATCGTCAGCCAGGTGAAAAAAGAATTCCAGAGCGGTCATAAGCAGTTTTCGTTCACATAG